CCCTCAGCCGAGTCCGCCGACCGGGAGTCCGCCCGCCTCGCGGCGCACCACCCGGAGCAGGGGTGGAGCCTGCTGTGCAACGGCGTCCTGCTCTTCGAGGACACCGGTGAGCTGCTCCCCGACGGCCGTGTCATCGCCCCGCACCGCCCGCTGGGCGCGGACCGGGTGATGACCGCCGCCTGAGCGGTGACCCGGGCGGTCCGCCGTACCGCCCGTGACCCACAGGGGCCGGCCGCACGATCTCGGTGCGCACCGGCCCCGACGCGTGTCCGGGGTCCGCTACGGTCCGTGTCCGCACGTTCAGCCCTTGGTGGCGCCGGCGGTGAGGCCGCCGACGAGCTGGCGCTCGGCGACCGCGTAGAAAGCCAGGGCGGGGACCATGGCGAGCACGAGGTAGGCGAAGACCCGCGCGTACTCCGCCGAGTACTGGCCCTGGAACTGCTGGACGCCGATGGGCAGGGTCCACCAGCCGCTGTCGGTGAAGACCAGCAGCGGCAGGAAGAAGTTGTTCCAGCTCGTGACGACGGCCAGCACCGAGACGGTGCCCAGCGCGGGCCTGGCCATGGGCAGCAGCACCCGCCAGAAGAAACCGAAGGCGCCGCACCCGTCGAGCGTGGCGGCCTCCTCCAGCTCACCGGGGATCTGCCGGAAGAAGCCCCGCAGGATGATGATCGTCATCGGCAGCCCGAAGGCGGCCTGCGGGAGGATCACACCGAGCGGGTTGTCCAGCAGGCCCAGGGAGCGCAGGAGCAGGAAGAGGGGCAGGGCCGCCACCGCGAAGGGGAACATCAGCCCCATCGTGAAGAAGGTGAACAGCACCTCGCGCCCACGGAAGGCGAACCGGGCGAAGGAGAAGGCGGCGAGGGCGGACACGGCCACCACCAGGACGGTCGTGGCCACGGCGATCAGTGTGCTGTTGCCGAGGAGCCGCCAGAAGTCGCCCGAGCCGAGGATGCCGGTGTAGTTGCCGGTCCGCCACCGGCCGGGCAGCCCGAACGGGTTGCGGGACAGCTCGTCGGTGGACTTGAAGCCGGACAGGACGGCGTACAGCAGGGGTAGGGCCATCAGCGCACCGACCGCGACGAGGACCGCGTGCAGCGGCAGGGTGCGCGCCGTTCGCCGGGAGCCCGCCGTCCGGCGGCCCGGCGCCGTTCGCCGGGTCATGTGCCGTCTCCCCTCATGGTCGTGGTGGCCCCTTCGAGGTCGCGGCGGAGCGCGAACCGCTGGTAGGCGAGGGCGAAGACGAGGCAGACGGCGAACATGACCACGCTGACCGCGCCGGCGTAGCCGGCCTGGTAGCGCTTGAAGCCGTACTGGAACATGGTCACGGCCATCGTCTCGGAGTGGTGGTCGGGGCCGCCCTGCGTGACCACCCACACCAGGTCGAAGAGCTGGATCGACCCGATGACGGACAGGAAGACGCTGATCCGCAGGGTGGGCGCGAGCAGCGGCAGGGTGACGTTGCGAAAGCGCTGCCAGGGGCCCGCCCCGTCGATGAGCGCCGCCTCCGTCAACTCGGCCGGGACGGACTGGAGTCCGGCCAGGTAGAGCATCATGTGGAAGCCGAAGTACTTCCACGTCATGACGAGGAACAGGGTCGCCATGACCCAGGAGGGGTCGGCGAACCACTCGCCGCCCAGGCCGTCGAGCCCGACGGCGCCCAGGACGTGGTCGGCGAGCCCGTCGCCGGGGGCGAAGACCATGCCGAACAGGACGCCGGTGATGGCCTCGGACAGGACGTAGGGCGCGAAGAACAGCATCCGGTAGACCGCGCGGCCGCGCAGCCGCTGGTTGAGCAGGACCGCCATGGCGAGCGCGAACGGCAGCTGGAGCGCGAGCGAGAGCACCACCAGGAGCAGGCAGCGCCACAGGTCGCCGAGGAAGACCGGGTCCTGGAAGAGCCGGGTGAAGTTGTCCGCGCCCGTGTAGTCGGAGGGCATGCCGAAGCCGCCCCAGCGGAAGAACGCGGCGTACAGGGCGAACAGCATGGGCAGCAGCACGAGCCCGGTGAAGAGCACCAGCGCGGGCAGTTGGAAGGCGACCGCGGTGAGCCGGTGCAGCGTGCGCCGCCGCGCCCGCTCCCTGGCCGCGTCGGCGGCCGGGGGCGGCCGGTCGAGGGCGGGTCCGCCGCGCTCGCCGGTGAGGAAGGTGG
Above is a genomic segment from Streptomyces collinus Tu 365 containing:
- a CDS encoding carbohydrate ABC transporter permease; this translates as MTTTFLTGERGGPALDRPPPAADAARERARRRTLHRLTAVAFQLPALVLFTGLVLLPMLFALYAAFFRWGGFGMPSDYTGADNFTRLFQDPVFLGDLWRCLLLVVLSLALQLPFALAMAVLLNQRLRGRAVYRMLFFAPYVLSEAITGVLFGMVFAPGDGLADHVLGAVGLDGLGGEWFADPSWVMATLFLVMTWKYFGFHMMLYLAGLQSVPAELTEAALIDGAGPWQRFRNVTLPLLAPTLRISVFLSVIGSIQLFDLVWVVTQGGPDHHSETMAVTMFQYGFKRYQAGYAGAVSVVMFAVCLVFALAYQRFALRRDLEGATTTMRGDGT
- a CDS encoding DUF5999 family protein, with amino-acid sequence MCQHQPPCPSAESADRESARLAAHHPEQGWSLLCNGVLLFEDTGELLPDGRVIAPHRPLGADRVMTAA
- a CDS encoding carbohydrate ABC transporter permease, which encodes MTRRTAPGRRTAGSRRTARTLPLHAVLVAVGALMALPLLYAVLSGFKSTDELSRNPFGLPGRWRTGNYTGILGSGDFWRLLGNSTLIAVATTVLVVAVSALAAFSFARFAFRGREVLFTFFTMGLMFPFAVAALPLFLLLRSLGLLDNPLGVILPQAAFGLPMTIIILRGFFRQIPGELEEAATLDGCGAFGFFWRVLLPMARPALGTVSVLAVVTSWNNFFLPLLVFTDSGWWTLPIGVQQFQGQYSAEYARVFAYLVLAMVPALAFYAVAERQLVGGLTAGATKG